Proteins found in one Acidimicrobiales bacterium genomic segment:
- the rplT gene encoding 50S ribosomal protein L20, translating into MARVKRAVHNKKKHKAILEQAQGYYGDRSRTFKSANEAVMHAGNYAFGDRRARKGQFRRLWIQRINAACRQHGTSYSVFIAGLKTAGVEVDRKVLADLAVAEPEAFAALVQLATSAEAA; encoded by the coding sequence ATGGCCAGGGTCAAGCGAGCCGTCCACAACAAGAAGAAGCACAAGGCCATCCTGGAGCAGGCCCAGGGGTACTACGGCGACAGGAGCCGGACCTTCAAGTCCGCCAACGAGGCGGTCATGCACGCGGGCAACTACGCGTTCGGTGACCGCCGGGCCCGCAAGGGCCAGTTCCGTCGCCTCTGGATCCAGCGCATCAACGCCGCCTGCCGTCAGCACGGCACCAGCTACAGCGTCTTCATCGCCGGCCTGAAGACCGCCGGCGTCGAGGTGGACCGAAAGGTCCTAGCCGACCTGGCGGTCGCTGAGCCGGAGGCGTTCGCAGCCCTCGTTCAGTTGGCGACGTCCGCCGAAGCAGCCTGA